Proteins encoded in a region of the Fibrobacter sp. genome:
- a CDS encoding glutamate racemase → MSDSRPIGVFDSGLGGLTVAKEIFRLMPGEKIIYLGDTARCPYGGRSDDTIISFGLQDARYLMEQDIKMLIVACNTVSSVALEQITLEIKEIPVIGVVLPGARAAVLRTAERKVGVIGTSATVRTESYARAIQNIDPGIKVYCKACPLFVPLVEEGLTDTDITRLTAQYYLYEMIDLGVDCLILGCTHYPLLMETIQGTVGTRIQLIDSALWTAKEAQDILNALHALSDEKSNGLASSRFIVTDMAHNFSNQASAFLGNQLPEIEKITLEDLTK, encoded by the coding sequence ATGAGTGATTCCCGGCCCATTGGGGTATTTGATTCGGGTTTAGGCGGATTGACGGTCGCTAAGGAGATTTTCCGGCTCATGCCTGGCGAGAAAATTATTTACCTTGGAGACACGGCCCGCTGCCCTTATGGCGGACGTTCCGATGACACTATCATCTCCTTTGGATTGCAGGATGCCCGGTATCTGATGGAACAGGATATAAAGATGCTGATTGTGGCCTGCAATACCGTTTCTTCAGTAGCGCTTGAACAGATCACTCTTGAGATAAAGGAGATACCGGTGATCGGGGTAGTGCTTCCAGGAGCCAGGGCTGCTGTGCTGCGCACAGCAGAGAGGAAAGTGGGCGTTATCGGTACATCGGCCACTGTCAGAACGGAATCCTACGCCCGGGCTATCCAGAACATTGATCCCGGGATAAAAGTGTACTGCAAAGCCTGTCCTCTCTTTGTACCGCTTGTGGAAGAGGGTTTGACTGACACTGATATAACACGGCTCACTGCCCAGTATTATCTTTACGAAATGATAGACCTGGGGGTAGACTGCCTCATACTCGGCTGCACCCACTATCCCCTTCTTATGGAGACAATTCAGGGAACAGTTGGGACAAGAATTCAACTGATCGACAGTGCACTGTGGACAGCAAAAGAGGCGCAGGATATCCTGAACGCTCTCCACGCACTCTCAGATGAAAAATCCAACGGACTGGCTTCCAGCCGGTTTATTGTCACAGATATGGCACACAATTTCAGTAACCAGGCATCAGCTTTTCTGGGAAATCAATTGCCTGAAATCGAAAAGATCACCCTGGAGGATTTGACTAAATGA
- a CDS encoding YebC/PmpR family DNA-binding transcriptional regulator, giving the protein MSGHSKWATIKRSKGKADAARGKLFNRLIREITIAARIGGGDVTANPRLRSAVSSARQANMPNKNIEAAILKGTGQLEGVSYEEITFEGYGPGGIAVLIECMTDNRNRTVSEVRHVLTKHGGNLGQTNSVSWMFKNKGLIRVAGDAMAEDQLMEVVLEAGAEDISLDGDEYEIVTTPETYEAVKEALEKINIIPASAELTKIPENTVKVEGENVSKVLKLMDALDDLDDTQHVYANFDISDADMEKLQE; this is encoded by the coding sequence ATGTCAGGTCATTCCAAATGGGCGACCATTAAAAGATCCAAAGGCAAAGCCGATGCAGCAAGAGGGAAACTGTTCAACCGTCTTATCAGAGAAATCACAATCGCGGCCAGAATCGGTGGCGGGGATGTTACTGCCAATCCGCGTCTCAGGTCTGCTGTCAGCAGTGCCCGTCAGGCAAATATGCCCAACAAAAACATCGAGGCTGCTATTCTCAAAGGAACTGGCCAGCTCGAGGGTGTTTCTTACGAAGAGATTACATTTGAAGGTTACGGACCGGGAGGAATTGCAGTACTTATCGAATGTATGACAGATAACCGTAACAGGACTGTTTCCGAAGTCCGTCATGTACTTACCAAACACGGTGGTAATCTGGGCCAGACCAATTCTGTGTCATGGATGTTCAAGAACAAGGGGCTTATCAGGGTTGCCGGTGATGCAATGGCTGAGGATCAGCTTATGGAGGTAGTACTGGAAGCGGGCGCAGAGGACATAAGCCTCGATGGAGATGAGTATGAGATTGTTACAACTCCTGAGACTTATGAAGCAGTGAAAGAGGCATTGGAAAAAATCAACATTATACCGGCTTCTGCAGAACTGACAAAAATTCCGGAGAATACGGTAAAGGTCGAAGGTGAAAATGTATCCAAAGTACTCAAGCTGATGGATGCACTGGATGATCTCGATGACACCCAGCACGTTTATGCCAACTTCGACATTTCCGATGCGGATATGGAGAAACTTCAGGAATGA
- the ruvC gene encoding crossover junction endodeoxyribonuclease RuvC, translated as MIIFGIDPGTAFTGYGVVKAQNNSVSCVDAGVIATDATRPLAERLEIIYDKLCEKIQLHKPSRVCVEQAFYGKNVHTTLVLGHARGVAILAARKYGAEIMEYSPREIKKAVTGNGNATKEQVAFMVKMLLPSSGNHERSDTYDALAVALCDFNRAGTIPGVIK; from the coding sequence ATGATTATCTTTGGCATTGACCCTGGGACAGCATTTACCGGATATGGAGTAGTAAAGGCTCAGAATAACTCCGTATCCTGTGTCGATGCCGGGGTGATTGCTACTGATGCCACCCGACCGCTTGCGGAGCGCCTGGAAATCATTTACGATAAACTTTGTGAGAAGATTCAGCTCCATAAACCATCCAGAGTGTGTGTGGAGCAGGCTTTTTACGGAAAGAATGTTCATACCACACTTGTTCTGGGTCATGCCCGGGGAGTAGCTATTCTGGCTGCCAGGAAATATGGCGCAGAGATAATGGAGTATTCCCCAAGGGAGATAAAGAAAGCGGTTACCGGTAACGGAAACGCGACCAAGGAGCAGGTGGCATTCATGGTAAAAATGCTCCTTCCGTCAAGCGGTAACCATGAGCGCAGCGACACTTACGATGCTCTGGCTGTCGCTCTGTGCGATTTCAACAGGGCTGGAACGATACCGGGAGTCATTAAATGA
- the ruvA gene encoding Holliday junction branch migration protein RuvA, with amino-acid sequence MIDFIRGTLVNKEIAYVSVEAHGVGYGVSIPLSTYEKLPLPGEEVFLHIHYYVREDAHKLYGFFTKEERELFRQLIGVTKIGPKVALSILSGISVADLIASVNSADPSRLEKIPGVGAKTASRLMMELRGKVGAAPFAGLSKGTLPVGAKASGGKREEVFAAMVSLGYNEKQVERALSRVGETLEDDADAEEWIRNALQVI; translated from the coding sequence ATGATAGATTTCATCCGTGGCACGCTTGTAAATAAAGAAATTGCCTATGTGTCGGTAGAGGCTCATGGAGTGGGTTATGGGGTCAGTATTCCACTTTCCACTTATGAAAAGCTCCCTCTTCCAGGTGAAGAAGTGTTTCTTCATATCCATTATTATGTCAGGGAGGATGCGCACAAACTCTACGGGTTCTTTACAAAAGAGGAACGGGAACTGTTCCGCCAGCTCATAGGTGTCACAAAAATCGGTCCTAAAGTCGCTTTGAGTATCCTCTCCGGCATTTCAGTTGCTGATCTGATTGCCAGTGTCAATTCCGCTGATCCATCCCGGCTTGAAAAGATCCCCGGAGTGGGGGCTAAAACGGCTTCACGGCTGATGATGGAGCTCAGAGGGAAAGTCGGTGCTGCACCTTTTGCAGGCTTGTCAAAGGGCACACTGCCTGTCGGTGCGAAGGCTTCAGGGGGAAAACGTGAGGAAGTTTTTGCAGCCATGGTTTCCTTAGGATATAATGAAAAGCAGGTAGAGAGGGCGCTTTCCAGAGTTGGAGAGACACTCGAAGATGATGCCGATGCCGAAGAATGGATACGAAATGCTTTGCAGGTGATATGA
- a CDS encoding pentapeptide repeat-containing protein: protein MDTKCFAGDMKRSELIRKIQAGFPLNNMDLSGYDFSHANLSGADFQGSNLSGADFSYCNLSGAKFQKANLSGANFQHAVIAGVTMVVAKIAGIPLGNVNHTYFRTAILMGADFSFAKIEKADLVDSDLSNCIFEGAFLRDCEMGRSILSKSNFSNSEIQNCDFSRCSGKKISASKCSFLTCAFPTSDFTGADFLNCEFNNCLFTETIITESKLRHVRFTDCDFSLCYGQSTEMLCNIYRRVTFDRAMLSGSHWEDCSFTNTTFIQAFMADAIVKGTCCSDNFSGATGNLHTGDEK from the coding sequence ATGGATACGAAATGCTTTGCAGGTGATATGAAAAGAAGCGAACTGATAAGGAAAATCCAGGCAGGTTTCCCACTGAACAATATGGATTTGTCGGGTTACGATTTCTCCCATGCGAATCTTTCAGGTGCCGATTTTCAGGGAAGCAATCTCTCCGGGGCTGATTTCAGCTACTGTAACTTAAGCGGAGCCAAATTCCAGAAAGCCAACCTCAGCGGTGCTAATTTTCAGCATGCTGTCATTGCCGGTGTCACCATGGTTGTTGCCAAAATCGCCGGAATTCCCCTGGGAAATGTGAATCACACCTATTTCCGGACAGCGATTCTGATGGGAGCTGATTTCTCATTTGCGAAAATAGAGAAAGCCGATCTTGTAGACAGCGATCTTTCGAACTGTATCTTTGAGGGAGCTTTTCTGCGTGACTGTGAAATGGGTAGATCTATTCTTTCCAAATCGAATTTCTCCAACAGTGAAATCCAGAACTGTGATTTTTCGCGATGCTCAGGGAAAAAGATTTCTGCCTCCAAATGCAGTTTTTTAACCTGTGCATTTCCCACCTCCGACTTCACCGGAGCTGATTTTCTGAACTGTGAATTCAATAACTGTCTTTTCACAGAAACTATCATCACCGAATCGAAGCTCAGGCATGTGCGCTTCACCGACTGTGATTTTTCACTCTGTTATGGACAGAGCACTGAAATGCTCTGCAATATATACAGAAGAGTTACATTCGACAGAGCCATGCTCAGTGGGTCCCACTGGGAGGATTGCTCGTTTACTAATACAACTTTTATACAGGCATTCATGGCTGATGCAATAGTCAAAGGTACCTGCTGCAGCGATAATTTTTCCGGGGCTACCGGCAATTTACACACAGGTGATGAGAAATGA
- the ruvB gene encoding Holliday junction branch migration DNA helicase RuvB yields MKSGADERIISGASRDSDEEKMDAALRPERFSDFVGQDSIKENLSIFVEAAKHRSEALDHVLFCGPPGLGKTTLSRILASELGVGIHTTSGPVLEKKGDLAGNLTNLAEKDILFIDEIHRLNRVVEETLYPAMEDFVFDIMIGEGPSARSIRLNLKPFTLVGATTRAGMLTSPMHARFGYVCRLSYYEPQQLQAIILRSAGILGIQCEKNAALELGKRARGTPRIANRLLRRCRDVAQVRGDGIITVSIVDKTLSMLGVDSSGLDEMDRTILMSIIEHYGGGPVGIGTLAVVVGEEPDTIEEVYEPFLIQSGFLKRTPRGREVTEKSYRYFNLKPPRSQSHQQNLF; encoded by the coding sequence ATGAAATCCGGTGCTGATGAAAGGATCATATCTGGAGCTTCCAGGGACTCTGATGAGGAGAAGATGGATGCGGCGCTGCGCCCGGAGCGGTTCAGCGATTTTGTAGGCCAGGACTCCATCAAGGAAAACCTCTCTATCTTTGTGGAAGCCGCAAAACACAGAAGCGAAGCTCTGGATCATGTTCTCTTCTGCGGTCCTCCGGGTCTGGGAAAAACTACCCTTTCCAGAATTCTGGCTAGTGAACTGGGTGTCGGCATTCATACTACATCAGGACCAGTCCTGGAAAAGAAAGGCGACCTGGCCGGAAATCTTACAAATCTGGCAGAGAAAGATATTCTTTTCATCGATGAAATCCACCGTCTGAACCGGGTGGTTGAGGAAACCCTTTATCCGGCAATGGAGGATTTTGTTTTTGATATCATGATCGGTGAGGGGCCCTCTGCACGTTCTATCAGGCTCAACCTCAAGCCATTCACCCTTGTTGGTGCTACTACCAGAGCCGGAATGCTCACTTCACCGATGCATGCCCGGTTCGGTTATGTTTGCAGGCTCAGCTATTATGAACCTCAGCAGTTGCAGGCGATTATATTAAGGTCTGCGGGAATTCTTGGAATTCAGTGTGAGAAAAATGCTGCTCTCGAGCTGGGGAAAAGAGCCCGGGGGACACCCAGAATAGCTAACCGGCTGCTAAGACGCTGCAGGGATGTTGCGCAGGTAAGGGGCGACGGAATCATTACGGTGTCCATAGTTGATAAGACTCTCTCGATGCTTGGCGTGGATTCATCCGGACTCGATGAGATGGACAGGACGATTCTTATGTCAATAATTGAGCATTACGGAGGAGGACCGGTGGGTATTGGTACTCTGGCCGTAGTTGTGGGTGAGGAGCCTGACACCATTGAGGAAGTTTATGAACCGTTTCTTATCCAATCCGGTTTCCTGAAAAGGACTCCGAGGGGAAGAGAGGTCACTGAGAAATCGTACAGGTATTTTAACCTGAAACCACCCCGGTCGCAATCGCATCAGCAGAATCTGTTTTGA
- a CDS encoding DUF2905 domain-containing protein yields MNWVDVGRFLVVAGTIILVLGVFFIMTDKLPLGKLPGDIQIGNGRFKVYIPIATSILISLVLTLVINFFSRR; encoded by the coding sequence ATGAACTGGGTAGATGTAGGAAGATTTCTGGTAGTTGCCGGGACAATCATTCTTGTCCTTGGTGTGTTTTTTATTATGACCGACAAACTTCCTCTTGGAAAACTCCCCGGAGATATCCAGATAGGAAATGGCCGTTTCAAAGTCTATATCCCCATTGCAACATCAATTCTTATCAGTCTGGTCCTGACACTGGTGATCAATTTCTTCTCCCGAAGGTGA
- a CDS encoding acylphosphatase: MELKRLSITVSGRVQGVGFRYFTEDAAEALGLTGWVRNTWGGDVEMEVQGTPDMLEQFISRVKEGPPLSFVRDFRLNEIPVVKGEKGFLVRY; this comes from the coding sequence ATGGAACTGAAACGCTTGTCAATCACGGTGAGCGGAAGGGTTCAGGGTGTGGGTTTCAGGTATTTCACTGAAGATGCTGCTGAGGCGCTTGGCCTGACAGGATGGGTGAGAAATACATGGGGAGGGGATGTTGAGATGGAGGTTCAGGGGACGCCGGATATGCTTGAGCAGTTTATAAGTCGGGTTAAAGAGGGGCCTCCGTTATCTTTTGTAAGAGATTTCCGCTTGAATGAAATTCCTGTTGTAAAGGGCGAAAAAGGCTTTTTGGTGAGATACTGA
- a CDS encoding tryptophan-rich sensory protein: MPIVNKLIKLSSFVLFCEITGLAGGYFTSRGIPDWYSNLKKPPFNPPSWVFSPVWTILYAMMGISAYLVYEKKEKKRKTALLLFAAQLFLNFWWTILFFTFRSPLAAFIEIIVLLLTIVMTIVAFWPISRKAAILLLPYLLWVCFASVLNYSLWKLNS; this comes from the coding sequence ATGCCTATAGTCAATAAACTCATCAAACTGTCTTCTTTTGTGCTTTTCTGCGAAATAACAGGGCTCGCAGGAGGTTATTTCACTTCAAGGGGGATTCCCGACTGGTATTCAAATTTAAAAAAACCTCCCTTCAATCCACCATCCTGGGTTTTCAGCCCTGTCTGGACCATCCTTTACGCCATGATGGGGATATCGGCATATCTGGTTTATGAGAAAAAGGAGAAGAAAAGGAAGACTGCACTTCTGCTATTCGCTGCTCAATTATTCCTTAATTTCTGGTGGACTATTCTGTTTTTTACTTTTCGTTCACCTTTAGCTGCCTTTATCGAGATTATTGTTCTGTTGCTTACAATAGTGATGACAATAGTGGCTTTCTGGCCAATTTCCAGAAAAGCCGCAATTCTCCTTTTGCCATATTTGCTCTGGGTATGCTTTGCATCAGTGCTCAATTATTCCCTGTGGAAACTTAATAGCTGA
- a CDS encoding BON domain-containing protein, with the protein MPVDHEQIKIDIENNLSRDSRIGQAKIKINFSDNTVVLTGDVHSYSAREAAEMDVWSVKGVSAVENLLNVVFPPGYKSPADSVIKDNVKRLISWDPDIYLERIEVFVEKGKVVLEGSVDKYWKKFRAEQLARESGGVTAVVNKLVVDLTEKISDEKIGQDIMSLMGRNPALDVNKITVEIKNGNVVLYGSVPSRQGFDVAEDLARYTPGVLSVENKLSIVPS; encoded by the coding sequence ATGCCTGTAGATCATGAGCAGATAAAAATCGATATAGAGAATAATCTCTCGAGGGATTCCCGGATCGGCCAGGCTAAAATAAAGATCAATTTCTCCGATAACACTGTGGTTCTCACCGGTGATGTGCATTCGTACTCTGCAAGGGAAGCGGCTGAGATGGATGTTTGGTCTGTAAAGGGAGTGAGTGCTGTTGAGAATCTGCTAAATGTTGTATTTCCTCCCGGCTACAAATCACCTGCCGACTCAGTGATTAAAGATAATGTAAAAAGGCTTATTTCCTGGGACCCCGATATTTACCTTGAAAGAATAGAGGTCTTTGTGGAGAAGGGGAAAGTGGTGCTTGAGGGTTCAGTAGATAAGTATTGGAAAAAATTCAGAGCAGAACAGTTGGCTCGTGAAAGCGGAGGTGTGACTGCCGTGGTCAACAAACTGGTAGTCGACCTGACCGAAAAAATATCCGATGAAAAGATCGGGCAGGATATAATGAGTCTCATGGGTAGAAATCCCGCTCTGGATGTAAATAAGATCACTGTAGAGATTAAGAACGGAAATGTCGTGCTCTATGGATCGGTCCCCAGCAGACAGGGGTTCGATGTTGCTGAAGATCTGGCCAGGTACACTCCAGGAGTGCTCTCAGTAGAAAACAAACTATCAATCGTCCCCTCTTAA
- a CDS encoding diguanylate cyclase — protein MGKQIAWKTAQFTSIFTILWLIAGYSFPLTHTILEMAGVVIAWMLFLFVWNARPFLESKFLLFIGFSYLFTGFFQLIHCMAFVETGLFPGSTENLVAQFCTASRLLEAGSLLAAFFFIDRNLHISALSAIYLALSLTLLGFIFGENSGLLILSSKAGDFIITASFLAVIFLLYNYRKKLGTRLFPLLAWSTLLNLISGLLVAFLSSSSIFILSSHFLRITGWYLLYRAIITTGFVHPYNILFGHLNRIKEAESEARKRAEARAAELDALRANLTDMLAEHKTGRLLESILVRAVSLLNAEGSELGLYDRKRNEIVIVAVHNRCNRKGIRIPLGYGVIGSVAKSREPMILHGNNTNRFSFDLESTCQSLMAAPLIAGSNLVGVLMIVESNPSHEFTWADLNLFTMFAQQAAITIRNTRLLEIARRRAETDSLTGLFNHRHFFEAAGHELNRAKRYKHPLTVLMFDIDRFKEVNDTFGHAFGDQVLISISNLCRKLFRNIDIAARYGGEEFVVLLPETPVHIARDVAERLRKAVAKNVISYNRQHHSVTISVGIASFCGSSETAVSLIERADQALYKSKQDGRNRVSVWTPSMRNSTAAVAAKRLKRSTTLRKRKVLQKPAATSNPENFISDI, from the coding sequence ATGGGAAAACAGATTGCCTGGAAAACTGCCCAATTCACTTCCATCTTTACAATTTTATGGCTCATCGCAGGATACAGCTTTCCTCTGACCCATACAATACTGGAGATGGCTGGTGTGGTTATCGCCTGGATGCTTTTCCTTTTTGTATGGAACGCCAGACCCTTTCTTGAAAGCAAATTTCTTCTATTCATTGGATTTTCCTACCTGTTTACCGGTTTCTTCCAGTTGATCCACTGTATGGCCTTTGTGGAAACAGGTCTTTTCCCCGGAAGCACAGAAAACCTTGTCGCTCAGTTCTGTACAGCATCCCGTCTGCTTGAGGCAGGGTCACTTCTGGCAGCATTCTTTTTTATTGACAGAAACCTGCACATAAGTGCTCTCAGTGCCATCTACCTGGCCTTAAGTCTGACCCTTCTGGGGTTTATTTTCGGAGAAAATTCAGGACTTCTCATCTTGTCCAGCAAAGCAGGAGACTTTATCATAACAGCATCTTTTCTTGCTGTGATCTTTCTTCTTTACAACTACAGGAAAAAGCTCGGAACCAGACTCTTTCCTCTTCTCGCATGGTCTACCCTGTTGAATCTGATATCGGGATTACTGGTGGCCTTTCTGTCAAGCAGCAGTATATTTATTTTATCAAGTCATTTCCTGCGTATTACAGGATGGTATCTGCTTTACAGAGCAATTATCACTACCGGATTTGTGCATCCATACAATATCCTGTTCGGACATCTTAACAGAATCAAAGAGGCTGAAAGTGAGGCACGCAAAAGAGCCGAGGCCCGTGCAGCCGAGCTTGATGCACTGAGGGCAAATCTCACCGACATGCTGGCTGAACATAAGACCGGGAGACTTTTGGAATCTATTCTGGTTCGTGCTGTCTCTCTTCTCAATGCTGAAGGAAGTGAGCTTGGATTATATGACCGCAAGAGAAATGAGATTGTAATAGTCGCAGTCCACAACAGGTGTAACCGCAAGGGAATCAGAATACCGTTGGGTTACGGGGTGATAGGATCTGTTGCCAAAAGCCGGGAGCCAATGATACTTCATGGCAACAATACAAACCGGTTTTCTTTTGATTTGGAAAGTACCTGTCAGAGCTTGATGGCGGCTCCCTTAATTGCAGGAAGCAACCTGGTGGGAGTTCTGATGATAGTGGAATCAAATCCCTCTCATGAGTTTACATGGGCAGATCTCAATCTGTTCACCATGTTTGCACAGCAGGCAGCAATTACAATCAGAAACACAAGACTCCTTGAAATCGCACGAAGGAGAGCGGAAACGGATTCACTTACCGGCCTTTTCAACCACCGTCATTTTTTCGAAGCAGCCGGGCACGAACTTAACCGTGCGAAGCGTTATAAACATCCTCTCACAGTCCTGATGTTTGACATCGACCGCTTTAAAGAGGTAAACGACACCTTCGGTCATGCCTTCGGTGACCAGGTGCTGATATCGATTTCCAATCTCTGCCGCAAATTATTCAGGAATATCGATATTGCCGCAAGATACGGCGGAGAGGAATTCGTTGTCCTTCTTCCTGAAACACCGGTGCATATTGCCAGAGATGTAGCAGAAAGGCTCCGCAAGGCAGTTGCAAAAAATGTAATATCCTATAACAGGCAGCATCACTCGGTTACTATCAGTGTCGGGATTGCATCATTCTGTGGCAGCTCTGAAACAGCAGTTTCTCTGATCGAAAGAGCAGATCAGGCTCTTTACAAATCAAAACAGGATGGGCGCAACAGGGTATCGGTGTGGACCCCATCCATGCGAAATTCTACAGCAGCGGTCGCGGCAAAGAGATTAAAGAGGAGCACAACTCTGAGAAAACGCAAGGTGCTGCAAAAACCCGCTGCAACGAGCAACCCAGAGAATTTCATCTCAGACATCTGA